A stretch of DNA from Candidatus Cloacimonadota bacterium:
AACATCACGGATGTTGCACTCCAAAATGAGGCGATTTTCCTTTTGCTTTTGAATTTGAATGATCATTTCCGTTACCGATATTAATTATCTCTCTTCCGTATTTTTCTCGTAGTTCATCAATTGCCGTAATAATTTTTCCTATTCTCTCTTTGTCTTGGGTAAAAATATTCATTTGCACAGTTTCATCTTTAAATTCCAGATTACTCAGACGAATTCCGATCAGCCTTATTTTATGCAGATGTAAATCCAACTTTTCAAGTAATTCAAGAATTATTTTATAAACTTCTACTTCATAGCAAATGGCTTCTGTTACTGTCTGATTAAAAGATTTCTCGCTAAAATTGTCATATTTCACTTTCAAGGTTACCGTCTTTGCCGATGCAGAAATTTTTCTAACGCGATAGCACACTTTGTTAGTTAATTTTAAGAGCAATTTTTTCAGATATTCTTCATCCTTGCTATTTTCTTTTAGAGTAATCTCATTCCCAATTGATTTTGTCTTTTTGTGATTTTTTTCCAAAAAAGCAGTTCGTTCGGCAACCTCGGTACCCATATTTAGAAAAGATATATTTTCCCCGAACTTGCCAAAATGTTTAAATAGAATTTTGCGAGGCGCATTGCTCAAATCCTCGGCAGTATAAACACCTAATTGTTGCAATATCTTTGTAGTCTTTTTGCCGATTCCAGGAATTTTTTCAACAGGTAAATTTTTTAATATTGAATAGATATTTTTTTCATCAATAATCGTAAGTCCGTCCGGTTTCTGCATTTCACTGGCGATTTTTGCCAGCATTCTATTTGGTGCGATCCCAATAGAGCAAGTTAATTGTAGCTGTGTTGAAATTTTTCTCTTCAACGTAAGTGCAATTTCTTTGCAGGATTTGTATAAAGGCATAGCCCCGCTTATATCAAGATAAGCTTCGTCAATACTCGTTTTTTTCACATAGGGTGTAATCTCTTTGCAGATTTCAGTTAATTTTTTGGAAGCTTCTGAATATTTATCAAAATTTCCTCGCATAAAAATGCCATGAGGGCAAAGTTTTCGAGCTTGAAAAATGGGCATAGCAGAATGAACTCCGAATTTCCTCGCTTCGTAAGAAGCAGTACTCACTACTCCTCTATTGCTTGTCTCACCACCAATAATTACGGATTTCCCCCGTAATTCAGGATTGTCCCGCTGCTCGATGGCAGCAAAAAATGCGTCCATGTCTATGTGGAGGATAATGTTTTTCATTGTTAGATAATTTTGGTAATATTTGCAAAGAGATTTTAAGTTAAGAATTTATTCGCCGGCAGTGAATTGCGAAGCAGGGGCTTCTTGGAAAATGGTATTCCTCCCGAAGGCATTCGGGAGGGCTTGGGAACAAAAATTTTTGGGGAATGAAACGGAATTGGGTTTGTGGAAAAATCATTTCCCTGAAATAATAATGTTCTTAAATCGTATCCAGGGAAGAATACTATTACCAAAATTCACCCGCTCTTTTGAAATATCTACAATGTTTTTGAGCATTTCAGCAAGATTGCCGGAAATCATTGTTTCGCTTAAACGATGTTGGATTTTTCCATCCTTAATGTAATAACTATTTTTTGCCACAACCGAAAAATCAGCGTTGTTACTGGGATTTCCACCGGAAAAGCTGCAAAGAAGGATTCCGCTTTTCACATTTTTTACCATCTCTTCAAAAGAAATATTTCCGGGATCAACTACATAGCACCCGCCGGAATTCACCGC
This window harbors:
- the dinB gene encoding DNA polymerase IV; protein product: MKNIILHIDMDAFFAAIEQRDNPELRGKSVIIGGETSNRGVVSTASYEARKFGVHSAMPIFQARKLCPHGIFMRGNFDKYSEASKKLTEICKEITPYVKKTSIDEAYLDISGAMPLYKSCKEIALTLKRKISTQLQLTCSIGIAPNRMLAKIASEMQKPDGLTIIDEKNIYSILKNLPVEKIPGIGKKTTKILQQLGVYTAEDLSNAPRKILFKHFGKFGENISFLNMGTEVAERTAFLEKNHKKTKSIGNEITLKENSKDEEYLKKLLLKLTNKVCYRVRKISASAKTVTLKVKYDNFSEKSFNQTVTEAICYEVEVYKIILELLEKLDLHLHKIRLIGIRLSNLEFKDETVQMNIFTQDKERIGKIITAIDELREKYGREIINIGNGNDHSNSKAKGKSPHFGVQHP